In Chryseobacterium gleum, a single genomic region encodes these proteins:
- a CDS encoding ATP-binding protein: MNFIECHEEPIHIPGSIQSFGYLIGIDAELHTITFFSRNISDLFKIGNSEELFGRKLTDFQESFQGIIDSEIYTSLDKFTRRSNETYFDKIFINGKEYHFSVFRSELYIFLEFEAVLINPNKRISNKYDNFYIIDNEKELWNHLLETLSKVVNYDRMMVYKFMMDGSGKVIAEKKNENMESFLGLHYPESDIPKQARNLYLKKRKRIFSNVYADTVPVLSKSPDHIDLTFSASRAMSPVHGQYLKNSGVASSFSVSIIIDDYLWGLVTCQNVEPKHIDLEDRVQAGIFTALAANAYSSFKSKSELNYRLELNERMSQLKTEFLKHNILFDSLIECKEEIRNLPEADGLAIVSEENVITDGSTPDLESINRIVKWALDTTTERIYVSRSFLKDHGEELGLSENAAGIIIYFIEREKNEMLIWFRKEFDEHINWAGNPEKTISVFSQNGEEKQMISPRTSFRIFTENIKGQSKRWNSRNISAVQTVRDLILETSHKNYNAIKRLNDELKKVNEELDSFSYTISHDLGTPLTVMKLNAQMLLGNLTDDSGKSKTKINTIIEEIDNMAEMMHDVLQLSRAKYSEIQLENLKTVHTIEKISENAKMTYGSPNSEIIIKECPDVLADKTLLHQVFLNIINNAVKYSSHKDVPKVEIEGTEDGQTIIYRISDNGIGIPEEEKHKMFKIFNRMDNAKKFKGNGVGLSIVHRIMKRIGGNVDYESNNEGTSFILTFKKPYI; the protein is encoded by the coding sequence ATGAATTTTATAGAATGCCATGAAGAGCCTATCCATATTCCGGGTTCTATACAAAGTTTTGGCTATTTGATTGGCATTGATGCAGAGCTCCATACCATTACTTTTTTTAGCAGGAATATTTCGGATTTATTTAAAATCGGAAACTCAGAGGAGCTTTTCGGAAGAAAACTTACTGATTTTCAGGAAAGTTTTCAGGGCATTATTGATTCAGAAATCTATACTTCACTGGACAAGTTTACCAGACGCAGTAATGAGACTTATTTCGATAAAATTTTTATCAACGGTAAAGAATATCATTTTTCTGTTTTCAGAAGTGAACTTTATATCTTTCTGGAATTCGAAGCGGTACTGATTAACCCGAATAAACGGATTTCCAATAAGTATGATAATTTTTATATCATCGATAATGAAAAGGAACTCTGGAATCATCTTCTGGAAACCCTTTCAAAAGTGGTAAACTATGACCGGATGATGGTCTATAAATTCATGATGGATGGTTCCGGAAAGGTAATTGCTGAAAAGAAAAATGAGAATATGGAAAGTTTCCTGGGACTTCATTATCCGGAATCTGATATTCCGAAGCAGGCAAGGAATCTTTATCTGAAAAAAAGGAAACGAATCTTCAGCAATGTATATGCAGATACAGTTCCGGTTCTGAGCAAAAGCCCGGATCATATTGATCTTACTTTCTCAGCATCCAGAGCCATGTCACCTGTTCACGGACAATATCTGAAAAATTCCGGTGTAGCGTCAAGTTTCAGTGTTTCTATTATCATTGATGATTACCTTTGGGGTCTGGTAACATGCCAGAATGTGGAACCGAAGCATATTGACCTTGAAGATAGGGTACAAGCCGGTATTTTTACAGCTCTTGCTGCGAATGCTTATTCCTCTTTTAAATCTAAAAGCGAACTGAATTACCGTCTGGAGCTGAATGAAAGAATGTCTCAGCTGAAAACTGAGTTTTTAAAACATAATATTTTGTTTGATTCTCTTATTGAATGTAAAGAAGAGATCAGAAACTTACCTGAAGCAGACGGACTTGCCATTGTTTCGGAAGAAAATGTGATAACAGATGGCAGCACACCTGATCTTGAAAGTATTAACAGGATCGTAAAATGGGCTCTTGATACTACCACTGAACGTATCTATGTGAGCAGAAGCTTTCTTAAAGATCATGGTGAAGAGCTTGGGCTTTCTGAAAATGCGGCAGGAATCATCATTTATTTTATCGAAAGGGAGAAAAATGAAATGCTGATCTGGTTTAGGAAAGAATTCGATGAACATATCAACTGGGCCGGGAATCCGGAGAAAACAATAAGTGTTTTTTCGCAGAACGGAGAAGAAAAACAAATGATCTCACCAAGAACTTCTTTCCGGATTTTTACAGAAAATATAAAAGGACAGTCTAAGAGATGGAATTCCAGAAATATAAGTGCTGTACAGACTGTAAGGGACCTTATCCTGGAAACGTCTCATAAAAATTATAATGCGATCAAAAGGCTTAATGATGAGCTTAAAAAAGTAAATGAAGAGCTTGATAGTTTTTCTTATACTATTTCGCACGATCTTGGTACACCGCTCACCGTAATGAAACTGAATGCTCAGATGCTTTTGGGAAATCTTACGGATGATTCCGGGAAAAGCAAAACCAAGATCAATACAATTATTGAGGAAATCGACAATATGGCTGAAATGATGCATGATGTGCTGCAGCTCAGCCGTGCAAAATACAGTGAAATCCAGCTTGAAAACCTGAAAACGGTTCATACGATTGAGAAGATCTCTGAAAATGCCAAGATGACCTACGGAAGTCCTAACAGTGAAATTATCATTAAGGAATGTCCGGACGTATTGGCTGATAAAACGCTTCTTCATCAGGTGTTTCTGAACATCATCAACAATGCCGTAAAATACTCTTCTCATAAAGACGTTCCCAAAGTGGAAATTGAAGGAACAGAAGACGGACAGACCATTATTTACAGAATTTCTGACAATGGAATTGGTATTCCTGAAGAAGAAAAGCATAAGATGTTTAAGATCTTCAACAGGATGGACAATGCCAAGAAATTTAAAGGAAATGGAGTAGGTCTATCTATTGTACACCGAATCATGAAAAGAATTGGAGGAAATGTTGATTATGAAAGTAATAATGAAGGGACTTCCTTTATTTTAACTTTCAAAAAGCCTTACATTTGA
- a CDS encoding linear amide C-N hydrolase gives MKKFPLILFSLILSIGLWNPSEACTRVVYKGPQNTVITARSMDWRDEIPVNLWVLPKGIDRNGLVGPKSVKWTAKYGSLVSSSWDIASADGMNEKGLVANLLWLGESEYPKFDGKGSKKGIAISLWAQYYLDNFATVKEAVEFSRKEPFVIVSDYIPGTERFTTVHLSISDASGDNAVFEYIGGKLVIHHDPSYTVMTNSPIFEEQLALNNYWKGIPGTVMLPGTNRAADRFVRASYYINAIPQTADTRTAVASVFSVIRNCSVPYGITSATEPNISSTRWRSVSDQKNLVYYFETVFTPNTFWVDLKEFDLSPKGKVMKLDLSNYRTYSGKSNTEFKESAPFTFLGLK, from the coding sequence ATGAAAAAGTTCCCATTAATTTTATTTTCTCTGATCCTTTCTATAGGATTATGGAATCCTTCTGAAGCGTGTACAAGAGTAGTGTACAAAGGTCCCCAGAATACCGTTATTACTGCCCGTTCTATGGACTGGCGGGATGAAATCCCTGTCAACTTATGGGTTTTACCGAAAGGTATAGACCGAAATGGGCTGGTAGGTCCTAAATCTGTAAAATGGACTGCCAAATACGGAAGTCTTGTAAGCTCTTCATGGGATATTGCATCAGCTGACGGCATGAATGAAAAAGGACTGGTGGCCAATCTGCTTTGGTTAGGAGAATCCGAATATCCGAAATTTGATGGAAAAGGAAGTAAAAAGGGAATTGCCATTTCATTATGGGCTCAATATTATCTTGATAATTTTGCCACCGTAAAAGAAGCTGTAGAATTTTCAAGAAAAGAACCATTCGTTATTGTAAGTGATTATATTCCGGGGACAGAAAGATTTACAACCGTCCATCTTTCTATTTCCGATGCTTCAGGAGACAACGCAGTATTTGAATATATTGGCGGAAAGCTGGTAATTCACCACGATCCTTCATATACTGTGATGACCAATTCTCCTATTTTCGAAGAGCAGCTGGCGCTTAACAATTACTGGAAAGGTATTCCGGGAACGGTTATGCTTCCGGGAACCAACCGCGCTGCAGACCGCTTTGTAAGAGCTTCTTACTACATCAATGCAATTCCTCAGACAGCAGATACCCGCACAGCGGTAGCCAGTGTTTTCAGTGTGATCAGAAACTGTTCCGTTCCTTACGGAATCACTTCTGCAACAGAACCTAATATTTCGTCTACAAGATGGCGCTCTGTTTCAGATCAGAAGAACCTGGTATATTATTTTGAAACAGTCTTTACTCCAAATACTTTCTGGGTAGATCTTAAAGAATTTGATTTAAGCCCAAAAGGTAAAGTAATGAAACTTGACCTTAGTAACTATCGCACATATAGCGGAAAATCCAATACAGAATTTAAGGAATCTGCTCCATTCACCTTCTTAGGATTAAAGTAA
- a CDS encoding porin — translation MAFFSIKKKSLILCMLACGLSAYAQNQDSLKTTPPPQEEDNVKYPQLQIKGLFQARYLVGMTKDVDVNGLHHTDGSGTDNNFMLKYMRVQVRAQISKRTEVVVLANLADFKNDPKSRVLENAYLKYTFNPKLAITVGQFRPWFGIEETYPIDIIKSLDWSNQYTEFGKLGWTSFQIGMSATGQLQLGEIPFQYAVSVVNGNGKNQINDNDNGKQYSTRLVFGLSKKYNFNVGLNGGIGEVFSKKVYALGVDLSSLIHFDPKWSLDMQLEGKQATNHVLYNSIAPELRPENPDQYLIRGVYFLPNLRYEINHKNLSAFELSCRYEYLDTNFRMASNPRQTITPMFGLEFLKNYGARIQLGVQFDRYKHQVENTSQYNNNLFIVQVQSRF, via the coding sequence ATGGCCTTTTTTTCGATTAAAAAGAAAAGCCTGATACTTTGCATGCTGGCCTGCGGACTATCTGCCTATGCTCAGAATCAGGATTCTCTGAAGACCACACCTCCTCCACAGGAAGAAGATAATGTAAAATATCCGCAGCTGCAGATCAAAGGCCTCTTTCAGGCGCGTTACCTTGTAGGGATGACTAAAGATGTTGATGTAAACGGACTTCATCATACCGATGGATCCGGAACTGACAATAATTTCATGCTCAAATACATGAGGGTCCAGGTTCGGGCGCAGATCAGCAAACGTACTGAAGTTGTCGTTTTGGCCAACCTTGCAGACTTTAAAAATGATCCCAAAAGCAGGGTCCTTGAAAACGCTTACCTCAAATACACATTCAATCCCAAATTAGCAATTACCGTAGGACAGTTCAGACCATGGTTCGGTATTGAAGAGACTTATCCTATAGATATCATTAAATCTTTAGACTGGTCTAACCAGTATACGGAATTCGGAAAACTTGGCTGGACAAGTTTCCAGATCGGAATGTCTGCTACAGGACAGCTTCAGCTGGGAGAAATTCCTTTCCAATATGCTGTTTCAGTAGTAAATGGAAACGGAAAAAACCAGATTAACGATAATGACAATGGAAAACAGTATTCTACCCGGCTTGTTTTCGGATTATCCAAAAAATACAATTTCAATGTAGGATTAAATGGAGGTATCGGAGAGGTTTTCAGCAAAAAAGTATATGCTTTGGGAGTTGATTTGAGCTCACTGATCCATTTTGATCCGAAATGGAGCCTGGACATGCAGCTGGAAGGCAAACAGGCCACCAACCACGTACTGTATAATTCCATTGCCCCTGAGCTGCGCCCAGAGAATCCGGATCAGTACCTGATCCGCGGTGTTTATTTCCTTCCGAATCTGAGATATGAAATCAACCATAAAAATCTCAGTGCCTTCGAACTTTCCTGCCGGTACGAATATCTTGACACCAATTTCAGAATGGCTTCCAACCCAAGACAAACCATAACACCGATGTTCGGATTGGAATTTCTGAAAAATTATGGCGCAAGAATTCAGCTGGGAGTACAGTTTGACCGCTACAAACATCAGGTAGAAAACACATCACAATACAACAACAATCTATTCATTGTACAGGTACAGAGTAGGTTTTAA